Proteins co-encoded in one Burkholderia sp. WP9 genomic window:
- a CDS encoding UDP-3-O-acyl N-acetylglycosamine deacetylase, with protein MKLPPGWQADEGTLAKPLALSGRGLHTGRRVNVRILPVAPSGERHGVVFRRVRDGRELGVLPADPALRHGQPLCTMLRTTDGIGVRTVEHLLASLVACEIDHAIVELDAEEVPILDGSAQPWIDAIMACGRTALPRPKRFLRVLKPVNVVDGTGAARREMRAEPAEHYEMSVHNDDLTGFGDMHWSGRITPRTFVDEIASSRSYGQVKWAVPAIVAGYLTRMPILRGARLSCTAAIVGKRVVGGLRQPDEFVRHRVLDLVGDLSLAGGPLLGRVSATRPSHEMNYRLLAELLNTPGACEWVDATA; from the coding sequence GTGAAATTGCCGCCGGGCTGGCAAGCCGATGAAGGCACGCTGGCGAAACCGCTCGCGCTGTCGGGGCGTGGTCTGCACACCGGGCGACGCGTGAACGTGCGGATCCTGCCGGTCGCGCCATCGGGCGAGCGCCACGGTGTCGTGTTCCGGCGGGTCCGCGACGGGCGCGAACTCGGCGTACTCCCAGCCGATCCCGCGCTGCGCCACGGCCAGCCGCTCTGCACGATGCTGCGCACGACCGATGGCATTGGCGTGCGCACGGTCGAGCATCTACTCGCGTCGCTGGTCGCCTGTGAGATCGATCACGCGATCGTCGAGCTCGACGCGGAAGAGGTGCCCATTCTCGACGGCAGCGCGCAGCCGTGGATCGACGCGATCATGGCCTGCGGCCGCACCGCGTTGCCGCGGCCGAAGCGGTTTCTGCGCGTGCTGAAGCCGGTGAACGTCGTCGATGGCACAGGCGCCGCACGTCGCGAAATGCGCGCCGAACCTGCAGAGCACTACGAAATGAGCGTGCACAACGACGACCTCACGGGCTTTGGCGACATGCATTGGAGCGGTCGCATCACGCCACGCACCTTCGTTGACGAGATCGCGTCGTCGCGTTCTTACGGACAGGTCAAATGGGCCGTGCCGGCGATCGTCGCAGGCTATCTGACCAGGATGCCGATCCTGCGCGGCGCGCGGCTCTCCTGCACGGCGGCGATCGTCGGCAAGCGCGTGGTCGGCGGCCTGCGACAACCGGACGAGTTTGTGAGACACCGCGTGCTCGATCTCGTCGGCGATCTGTCGCTGGCGGGTGGGCCGTTGCTCGGGCGCGTATCGGCGACGCGGCCCAGCCACGAAATGAACTACAGGCTGCTCGCCGAGCTGCTCAACACGCCCGGTGCGTGCGAGTGGGTCGACGCGACCGCGTGA
- a CDS encoding aminotransferase class I/II-fold pyridoxal phosphate-dependent enzyme, which yields MSIGEHLRQQLAAKALKRQLERATEEAAAPGVPDAPGAQTLSARSRFESMPQYQQVKIMREMGEKLRVDSPFFRVHEGVAGATTCIGGREYVNFANYNYLGLAGDPVVSARAKAAIDRYGTSASASRIVAGERPVQRALEEALASFYETDDCVAFVSGHATNVTVIGALFGPGDLIVHDARAHNSIVQGAQLSGAKRLGFAHNDWQALDELLTRVRREYRHVLIAIEGLYSMDGDYPDLRRFVEVKERHGAFLMVDEAHSLGVLGATGKGIREHCGVASESVDLWMGTMSKTLAGCGGFIAGCQPLADMLRYLAPGFLYSVGLAPTLAEASLAALERLLSEPERVAQLQARGQQFLTEARAAGFDTGEGAGFAVVPIITGSSVKAAQWANAMFDEGINVQPIFYPAVEERAARLRFFICSTHQPEQISRTIATLARIARR from the coding sequence ATGAGCATCGGGGAACACCTTCGCCAGCAACTCGCGGCGAAAGCACTGAAGCGGCAACTGGAGCGCGCGACCGAAGAGGCTGCGGCGCCCGGTGTGCCTGACGCGCCTGGCGCGCAGACCCTGTCGGCGCGCAGCCGGTTCGAATCGATGCCGCAATATCAGCAGGTGAAGATCATGCGCGAGATGGGCGAGAAGTTGCGCGTCGACTCGCCGTTTTTTCGCGTGCACGAAGGCGTCGCGGGCGCAACGACCTGCATCGGCGGACGCGAATACGTGAACTTCGCGAACTACAACTATCTCGGACTGGCGGGCGATCCTGTCGTGTCGGCGCGCGCAAAAGCCGCGATCGACCGCTACGGCACGTCGGCTTCGGCGAGCCGGATCGTCGCGGGCGAGCGGCCCGTGCAGCGTGCGCTCGAAGAGGCGCTGGCATCGTTCTACGAAACGGACGACTGCGTCGCGTTCGTGAGCGGCCATGCGACGAACGTGACGGTGATCGGCGCGCTGTTCGGACCGGGCGACCTGATTGTTCACGATGCGCGCGCGCACAACAGCATCGTGCAGGGCGCGCAACTGAGCGGCGCGAAACGTCTCGGCTTTGCGCACAACGACTGGCAGGCGCTCGACGAACTGTTGACGCGCGTGAGACGTGAGTACCGGCACGTGCTCATCGCGATCGAAGGCCTGTACAGCATGGACGGTGATTATCCCGACCTGCGGCGTTTCGTCGAAGTGAAGGAGCGTCATGGCGCGTTCCTGATGGTCGATGAAGCGCATTCGCTTGGCGTGCTCGGCGCGACGGGCAAGGGGATTCGCGAACACTGCGGCGTCGCGTCCGAATCCGTCGATCTCTGGATGGGCACGATGAGCAAGACGCTGGCCGGGTGTGGCGGCTTCATCGCCGGCTGCCAACCGCTCGCCGACATGCTGCGCTACCTCGCGCCTGGCTTCCTGTATAGCGTTGGGCTCGCGCCGACCCTTGCCGAGGCGTCGCTGGCCGCGCTGGAACGGCTTCTGTCGGAGCCCGAACGCGTCGCGCAACTCCAGGCGCGCGGGCAGCAGTTCCTGACCGAAGCGCGCGCGGCTGGCTTCGACACTGGCGAGGGTGCGGGTTTTGCCGTCGTGCCCATCATCACGGGCAGTTCGGTGAAGGCGGCGCAGTGGGCAAATGCGATGTTCGACGAAGGCATCAACGTGCAGCCGATCTTCTATCCGGCTGTCGAAGAAAGGGCTGCGCGCCTGCGCTTCTTCATCTGCTCGACGCATCAGCCTGAGCAGATCAGTCGCACCATCGCGACGCTGGCGCGGATCGCGAGACGATGA
- a CDS encoding GNAT family N-acetyltransferase: protein MSTVLNAAYKAVEIVESSKPASGISGLRCRRARIEDAVQCAPLIYASGEHEFDYFLGVPPGACIAFLESAFRSSAGRFSYRRHYVAADSSGAVLGILAAHDGCAILWDDPHIVWALVRFFGVRRAVGMLLRGVVLESELPKPRRNQLLMAHCATVARARSRGVFSALFQHAIETGMVNLDNGKQLVLDVLISNQPARALYERLGFAPAAAGRMRSRRLPAALQSTRMQLDATPGNREGQS from the coding sequence ATGAGCACTGTGCTGAATGCGGCGTACAAAGCCGTCGAGATCGTCGAGTCGTCAAAGCCGGCTTCCGGCATCAGCGGACTAAGGTGCCGTCGCGCTCGCATTGAGGATGCCGTTCAATGCGCGCCGCTGATCTACGCATCGGGCGAGCACGAGTTCGATTACTTTCTCGGCGTGCCGCCCGGCGCGTGTATCGCGTTTCTGGAATCGGCGTTCCGGTCATCGGCGGGACGCTTCTCGTATCGACGGCATTACGTCGCCGCCGATTCGAGCGGCGCCGTTCTCGGGATACTGGCGGCGCATGACGGCTGCGCAATCCTCTGGGACGATCCGCACATTGTGTGGGCGCTTGTGCGCTTCTTCGGCGTGCGACGTGCCGTTGGCATGTTGCTGCGAGGCGTCGTCCTCGAAAGCGAGTTACCGAAGCCCCGGCGCAACCAGCTGCTGATGGCGCATTGCGCGACAGTGGCAAGGGCAAGGAGCAGAGGTGTGTTCAGCGCACTGTTTCAGCATGCCATCGAGACTGGCATGGTCAATCTCGACAACGGCAAGCAGCTCGTGCTCGATGTGCTCATCAGCAATCAGCCAGCCAGAGCGCTCTATGAACGCCTTGGCTTTGCCCCGGCGGCGGCCGGACGCATGCGATCCCGCCGGCTTCCAGCTGCGCTGCAGTCGACCCGCATGCAGCTCGATGCAACACCAGGCAACCGGGAAGGACAATCGTGA